TCCCCCTGGCGGCGGGGCATTCGGGCCTCGCCCCGGTTCTAAAGAGGATCGGACATGCCCTTTATCGCCTATGGCCTTGCCGGTCTTGTCGTCGTCATCGGTGTTTGGCTGGGCCTTGGCGCCCTGGTGACGCCGCTTCCGGCCGATAGCATGACCGCCGCTGCCGGTGGCGCGGCCGGGATGGCTGCGGCCGGGCAGGACGCGGTGCTGTGGATCGGCGGGGCGCTGTGCATCGCGGTGACGCTGATCCTGCTGGGCCGCATCGTCGCCCTGCTTGGCCGGCTGAACCACCTGAGCGAAGAGGCGATGGGCCAGATCGACGCCGCCGGCGATGATCTTCCCCGCCCGCTGTTTTAACCAGGGCGGATTCCAAGCGGTCTGGAACAGGGGGCCCTTCGCTCCCCTGACAAGGACCTCTTGTCCAGTTCCCAATCAGAGGTCCCATGGCAAAATCCCCCGCCGCCGGCCAAGGGCGTGGTGTCGGCGATATCGATCCCATCCGTCTTGCCCATCTCAATGCCGGAGGGGGGGCGACGACGACGCTGACGGAAAGCCTTGCCGTTGATTTCGCCGCCGTGATGCGCGCCACCCTGCCCGATCTTGGCGAGGCGGCGGCGGTTCTCGACGGCGCCGCCACCCTGGGCATTACCAAACGCATGGCGCTGGCCGCCGGTCTGATCCTTGAGCGCCTGGGTCCAGGCGCGGTCGAGCGGTTGGCGGAGAGCCCGTCCGATACCCTGCGCGGCTGGGCCTGTTTCGTGATCGGTCAGGGCGCCTACGACAGCCTTGCCCAGCGCCTGCGCGCGATCCGCCCCTTTGCCGACGATGGCCATTTCGGGGTGCGGGAATGGTCGTGGCTGGCCTTGCGCCCCCATATCGCCGCCGATCCCCAGGCCGCCATCGCCGCCCTTGTCCCATGGACGGCCGAACCCTCGGACAACGTGCGGCGCTTCGCCTGCGAGGCGACGCGGCCGCGCGGCGTGTGGTGCGCCCATATCGCCGCCTTGAAAAAAGCCCCGGAGCAAGGCTTGCCGATTCTGGAGCCCCTGCGCGCCGATGCCGCCCGCTATGTTCAGGACTCGGTGGGCAATTGGCTGAACGACGCCGGCAAGGATCAGCCGGCGTGGCTGCGCGCCCTGTGCGACCGTTGGCGGGCAGAAAGCCCCGAAGCCTCAACCCTGAGGATTTGCGCCCGCGCCTCGCGCTCCCTAGATCAAACTGCGTGAAATGGCCCCCATTCAACGCAGTTTGATCTAAATTCAATAGATTAGAGCGGCGCGCAAGGCTGACAAGCAAGCGCGAGGGGCGGTATTTTTTAGTCGAGTAGAACCTCCTGGCCGCCGAGGGCGGCGCGCAGCAGCCCCTCGACGGTGGCGCGGTCGAGATCGCGGGTGATGAAGACCAGC
The DNA window shown above is from Rhodospirillum rubrum ATCC 11170 and carries:
- a CDS encoding DNA alkylation repair protein, with the translated sequence MAKSPAAGQGRGVGDIDPIRLAHLNAGGGATTTLTESLAVDFAAVMRATLPDLGEAAAVLDGAATLGITKRMALAAGLILERLGPGAVERLAESPSDTLRGWACFVIGQGAYDSLAQRLRAIRPFADDGHFGVREWSWLALRPHIAADPQAAIAALVPWTAEPSDNVRRFACEATRPRGVWCAHIAALKKAPEQGLPILEPLRADAARYVQDSVGNWLNDAGKDQPAWLRALCDRWRAESPEASTLRICARASRSLDQTA